A single Phycisphaerae bacterium DNA region contains:
- a CDS encoding pyridoxal phosphate-dependent aminotransferase: MRLSTRSQQLTPSATLAVANKAAELRRAGKDIIGFGAGEPDFPTPQHIKDACKIALDAGHTTYAKPTHGIPEARAAVCHKFKVDNALSYDPDQVIVTVGGKEALYLACLALIEPGDEVILPVPYWVSFPEQIKLCGGKVVALRGDESNDMRLTPDAIAAAVTPRTRVLIFNSPSNPGGFAYSPEETRAIASALSGRDIIVFSDEMYDKLRFGDRREHLSFAAINEEWYQKTITFNAASKTHSMTGWRVGYAAGPRPIIKAMCNLQSHTTSGTPTFVQRALVEALTGDQSHVETMRQAFDERGQHMWRRLNALRGVSCVRPSGAFYCFPNVSGAYAALGVANSGEFCDAMLDKANVALVPGDAFGSEMHVRLSFANGMDHINNGLDRLEAVLGTR; this comes from the coding sequence ATGCGACTCTCAACACGCTCTCAACAACTGACGCCTTCCGCCACGCTCGCAGTCGCCAACAAGGCGGCTGAACTGCGCCGCGCCGGCAAGGACATCATCGGTTTTGGCGCGGGTGAGCCCGATTTTCCAACGCCGCAGCATATCAAGGACGCGTGCAAAATCGCCCTCGACGCCGGCCACACCACCTACGCGAAGCCGACGCACGGAATACCCGAGGCACGCGCGGCCGTGTGCCACAAGTTCAAGGTTGACAACGCCCTGTCCTACGACCCCGATCAGGTCATTGTGACCGTCGGCGGCAAGGAAGCGCTCTACCTCGCCTGCCTTGCACTGATCGAGCCCGGCGACGAGGTGATTCTGCCGGTGCCTTACTGGGTTTCGTTTCCGGAGCAGATCAAGCTCTGCGGCGGAAAAGTCGTCGCCTTGCGGGGTGACGAGTCAAACGACATGCGCCTCACACCCGACGCCATCGCGGCGGCGGTCACGCCCAGGACGCGGGTGCTGATTTTCAACAGCCCCTCCAATCCCGGCGGATTCGCCTATTCCCCCGAGGAGACGCGTGCGATCGCAAGCGCCCTTTCAGGACGCGACATCATCGTTTTCAGCGATGAAATGTACGACAAGCTGCGATTCGGCGATCGACGCGAGCATCTCAGCTTCGCGGCGATCAACGAAGAGTGGTATCAGAAGACGATCACTTTCAACGCGGCCAGCAAGACCCACAGCATGACCGGCTGGCGCGTTGGCTATGCCGCGGGGCCTCGGCCGATTATCAAGGCCATGTGCAATCTGCAGAGCCATACCACCAGCGGCACCCCGACATTCGTGCAGCGCGCCCTCGTCGAAGCACTGACCGGCGACCAGTCTCACGTGGAGACCATGCGGCAGGCCTTTGACGAACGGGGCCAGCACATGTGGCGACGGCTCAACGCGCTGCGCGGCGTCTCATGCGTGCGGCCCAGCGGCGCCTTCTACTGCTTTCCCAACGTCTCCGGCGCGTACGCCGCGCTCGGCGTCGCGAACTCGGGCGAGTTCTGCGATGCCATGCTCGACAAGGCCAATGTCGCGCTGGTGCCGGGCGACGCCTTCGGAAGCGAAATGCACGTCCGTCTGTCATTTGCAAACGGCATGGATCACATCAACAACGGCCTTGACCGACTCGAGGCGGTGCTCGGGACCAGGTGA